The window ATAAATTACTTAGCCCTGCCATTGAAGCTCAAGCAAAAAGGGAAGGGGCACTGAACGCGTTAGAAGCGGTGTATGTAAAAGCCCGGTATGCCAGATTTAAAAAGGTGAACTGGGGTGGCCGTATCTTCGACGGTATTCAATTTGGTGACGGCAGTTTAATTGCAGTGAAGCCCGGTGCTTTTAATCGGTTAACTTTGGTATCGGTTGAACATGAAAGCATGCTTGGGTAGCCTTTTAGTGTAAACCTGTTCGCTTAGCTACATCGTGTAATGGCAAATATGCTTAGCGATAAACATGATATTTATTATTCTGAAGCCCTGATAATGGTGTGAAAACACTGTGGTCGGGGCTTTCTTGTTTCAATCTTTGATATACGTCGAGTGTGAGGGGACAAATGTCCTCTTGCTGTTTTCTTACATTCATTACACTGATAACCACAACAGCAATACCGCTAAATAATAATAAATGTAATAACATTAGAAGGGATAGAACATGGATATACTTGCGTGGTTTGATATCAATAATACTTTGGTGAATATTCCAATTGGTGGCGGGTATGCCATGTCATGGATTGAAGCCGTTGGTACCGTTTTTGGCTTGCTGTGTATTTGGTACGCCAGCCAAGAAAAAACCATTAATTACGTGTTTGGTCTGATTAACGTTTCTCTTTTCGCGATCATTTTCTTTCAGATCCAACTCTACGGCATTTTGATGCTACAACTGTTTTTCTTCTGCGCCAATATTTATGGCTGGTATGCGTGGACTCGCCCTTCCTCGGAAGACGGCGATATGTTGGAAGTCCGCTGGCTCAATAAACAAAAAATGGCGTTTACCGCTGCGGTCAGTGTTGCTGCTATCGCAATCATGACGGTGTTTATCGATCCTATATTCTTTGCTTTAGCTAATATCAGCGTGGATGTATTGAATACTTTTGGTGCCGATTTAGCGCGTCCTGAGTTGTCGCCAGATGCCTTCCCATTCTGGGATTCAGTAATGACGGTCTTGTCAATTGTGGCGCAAATCCTAATGACGCGTAAATACGTTGAAAATTGGATGTTGTGGGTAGTGATTAACATGATCAGCGTGTGCATTTATGCGGCACAAGGTGTGTACGCCCTGTCTATTGAATATGCGATTTTACTGTTCATTGCAGCGAACGGTTCACGTCAGTGGATGAAGACGGCGAAGCAAAATCAGCAAAGCAAGCAACACGATCAGGCGGCTGAGGTAAAAGCATAATGAGTAAACAACCTCACCTTTGTGTTTCGGCAGAGCAAATTGCCAAGCGTGTAATTGTATGTGGAGAGCCTGATAGGGTTAATCGCATTGCAGCCTTACTGGATGGTGTCGAAATCATTGCTGAAAACCGTGAATACCGTTTGATGAATGGACGATTCAATGATCAACTCATCACAATTTGCAGTACTGGCATTGGTGCACCGTCAGCCATTATCGCGCTGGAAGAACTTAACTTGTGTGGTGTGAAGCAAGTGATCCGTGTCGGATCATCGGGCGCACTACAAGTTAATATTGCACTGGGTGATTTGATTGTTGCCGAAGCTGCCGTACGAGACGATGGCGGATCGAAAGCATATGTTTCGAGTGCTTTTCCTGCATATGCAGACCGTCACCTGATAGCGAAGATGGAAGCTTATTTGAATCGCTCTCTGACAATGCCAAATACCGAGCAACATGTCGGTCAGGTGCATTACGGTGTGGTACGTTCACATGATAGTTTTTATACTGATAACGAAGCGCAGCTTTGCCAGCATTGGCATGAGAAAGGCGTGCTGGGCGCAGATATGGAAACTTCGGCGTTACTGACTGTCGGTAAGTTGAGAGGTATGCAAGTAGCATCGATATTGAATAATGTCGTGCTGTTCGAGCAAGATGTACAAGAAGGTGTTGGTCACTATGTAAATGCTGATGCCATGATGATGAATGGTGAACAACGTGCTGCTTTGGCGGCGTTACACGCTCTGTGTGGTGATTGAGAGAACCACTACTAACACCATTATGATTTCTGCCGCATTGCGTACTGTGTTTTAGTGTACGGATACGGTATGCAGCCTGAAAGCCCTGCATGTGTTTCTATTAACATGTACTGGGCTTTCTTTATTTAAATAACCTTGTTTTTAGAAAATCCTGTTGCACTTATTACTTAAATCCAGCGCGAATTATGATATTTAGGTATAATATGTAAGCCAATAATTGCTCGTGAATATGTTGGAAGCCCAACGCTATGCAGATTAAGCCCTATCAGCAAGGACGTTTCACGCGTCACCTTGAAACACTTTATCCCGCCTTTAAAGCTGCGTTTTATCAATGCCAAACGCATCAGCAGTTCCTATGTGCTGGCGATGAAATTTTGCGTCAGGGACAAACGTTAGAGTACTTGTATGTGGTATCGGTCGGGCGTGTCTCAATGAATATTGCCGCAATGAATGGGCGTCGTTTTCAATTGGGGGAGATCGATTGTGATCATCATATCTTTGGTGAAATGGAATTTTTCAGTGATACCCCTTGCCAGTGGAGTGTGGTGGCAGAAGAAGATCTCGATGTTGATATTATCTGTTTGCAAGCATTAACGACATTGCTGATTGAGCGACCGGAGTTTCAAGTGTTTTTTTCTAGCGCGCTGGCTGCGGATTATCAAGACTCGTTAGATATCTATACCCATAGGTTATTGCATCCGATTACTTATAATATTGCTTACGATTTGTGGCATCGCAGCCAAGTGAACGTGATGCTTGGCAACTTCGATAAAGTGACGTTGGAAGCTGAACGGTTTGGTACTTCTAGCCGCGTTTATCGTCGCGCAGTAAAAGAACTGATAGAGAAAGGATTAATAGAAAAAGAGGGGGCGGAAATCTCAATAGTCAGTCTTTCAGCATTAAAAACCTTTATCGACCATTATGATTAGCAGTAAATTTTACGTATTTATAACAAATTATTGTAAAATAATCATTGTGCTTTAGTGTGAAGTTTATTATTTTGCTCAGTGATCGATTTACTGTTCTGACCGGAGCAGTGTAGATGGCAGAAGACCTGTCATTGGAAAATAGGGATTACATCGTTTTTGGAGTACGATAAATGAAACACATTTCTGCTGTGCTGCAGTTAATGCCAGCAAGCATACTACATGCAATATCCGCCGCTATACGTTCGGGGTCGACCCGTATTGCTTCACGCACCCACGTCTATCTTTCCTATACCTCAAGCCGATTTATGGGCTTTTTTGCTTTTTCAGGTTTTAGTGCTTTTCGATTTTAATCCTGAAATTTCAATCTATTAAGACATCTTTATTCGTTACACCTTTTTCAATTTGATTGCAGTACATGATGAATACTCTTTTATATCAAAGTCTATCATGTCCGGAATTCGCACAACTGACCGAGTATTGTGTACCTTTTCTGTAAGCAATGGGGTGTAAACAAGTAACAATTAGGTATAGGTAAATATTGTGAATTTAAAATTAGTGGGTAGTTCGTTAATCATTGCAGGTACCGCGCTGGGCGCAGGTATGTTAGCCATTCCAATGGTACTGGCGCAGTTTGGTCTTTTATGGGGCACCCTTTTGATGCTGGTGATTTGGTTGGGTACAACCTACGCCGCATTGTTATTACTTGAAGCCAGTATTAAATCCGGTGGTGGCTTAGGGATGAACACCATTGCGCGTAAAACCTTGGGTAAAGGCGGCCAGCTGGTCACCAACGGTTTACTTTACGCGTTGTTAGTATGCTTATTGATGGCTTACATCATCGGAGCCGGTGATTTAGTGAAGAAGATGCTGCACGGTGTTGGCATTGAAATGTCGATGATGCAGACACAAATCTTGTTCACACTGGTTGCGGGCGTAGTTGTTGCCTCTGGTACTGCTGCTATCGATAAGGTTAACCGTCTGTTGTTTGCTGTAATGGTTGTCGTATTAGGTATCACGCTATTCTCGCTCGTGCCGACTATGTCTTTTGAACACCTTTTAGATGCGGCAAGCAATGATAAAGTTGAGCTAATAAAAACCAGCTCAGTGTTGTTCACCAGCTTTGGTTTTATGGTCGTGATTCCATCACTTGTAACCTACAACAAAGGCGCGTCACACCGTGATTTGCGTAACATGGTTATTGTAGGCTCTGTTATCCCATTAGCTTGTTACTTATTGTGGTTATATGCCGTTGTGGGTAACTTAACCCCAGAACAATTGGTGAAGTTCTCGAATGTATCTGAATTGATTG is drawn from Photobacterium profundum SS9 and contains these coding sequences:
- a CDS encoding nucleoside phosphorylase — encoded protein: MSKQPHLCVSAEQIAKRVIVCGEPDRVNRIAALLDGVEIIAENREYRLMNGRFNDQLITICSTGIGAPSAIIALEELNLCGVKQVIRVGSSGALQVNIALGDLIVAEAAVRDDGGSKAYVSSAFPAYADRHLIAKMEAYLNRSLTMPNTEQHVGQVHYGVVRSHDSFYTDNEAQLCQHWHEKGVLGADMETSALLTVGKLRGMQVASILNNVVLFEQDVQEGVGHYVNADAMMMNGEQRAALAALHALCGD
- the pnuC gene encoding nicotinamide riboside transporter PnuC — translated: MDILAWFDINNTLVNIPIGGGYAMSWIEAVGTVFGLLCIWYASQEKTINYVFGLINVSLFAIIFFQIQLYGILMLQLFFFCANIYGWYAWTRPSSEDGDMLEVRWLNKQKMAFTAAVSVAAIAIMTVFIDPIFFALANISVDVLNTFGADLARPELSPDAFPFWDSVMTVLSIVAQILMTRKYVENWMLWVVINMISVCIYAAQGVYALSIEYAILLFIAANGSRQWMKTAKQNQQSKQHDQAAEVKA
- a CDS encoding amino acid permease encodes the protein MNLKLVGSSLIIAGTALGAGMLAIPMVLAQFGLLWGTLLMLVIWLGTTYAALLLLEASIKSGGGLGMNTIARKTLGKGGQLVTNGLLYALLVCLLMAYIIGAGDLVKKMLHGVGIEMSMMQTQILFTLVAGVVVASGTAAIDKVNRLLFAVMVVVLGITLFSLVPTMSFEHLLDAASNDKVELIKTSSVLFTSFGFMVVIPSLVTYNKGASHRDLRNMVIVGSVIPLACYLLWLYAVVGNLTPEQLVKFSNVSELIAALGTRFSGIQVILSTFTGLALLTSFLGVAMALFDQNADTFKQNKAVTYVLTFIFPLVGALWAADQFLSVLGYAGFILVFLAIFVPMAMTMKLRSFEKQKSAGHEVLAEAYQAGGGSIAMGLSFVFGCFLIGAQLV
- a CDS encoding Crp/Fnr family transcriptional regulator → MQIKPYQQGRFTRHLETLYPAFKAAFYQCQTHQQFLCAGDEILRQGQTLEYLYVVSVGRVSMNIAAMNGRRFQLGEIDCDHHIFGEMEFFSDTPCQWSVVAEEDLDVDIICLQALTTLLIERPEFQVFFSSALAADYQDSLDIYTHRLLHPITYNIAYDLWHRSQVNVMLGNFDKVTLEAERFGTSSRVYRRAVKELIEKGLIEKEGAEISIVSLSALKTFIDHYD